The sequence CAAGAATTTACCGGAGAAATTTTAGGAAATGCGGTTCATAAATAAAGCAAGGGGACGATACATATGGGTCCCTTATTACAAACCAAATTAGAAAGTTACATACTTTTGTTCATAGACAGGAGGGATTCCAGTACGTAGAAAAGGTGGTTATAGTCACCATTCCTTATTACAAGGTTTAGACCTACTTGGCTTTGGTATACTGATCACTCTGCGACTTAAACTTACTCGAACATTCGATGGGCTATTTAATATGAGTACTCGGCATGCAACTACTAGAAGACCAATATATCTTTCCAAGTTCCAGTAGACGACAAAGAACTATTGGGAGCAAACTTCGACTTTATGATAGCGATGACCTTCTCATCAACTCGGAAGTTCTTAGCCAAAATATAATCAGGAATTGTTGGGGTAGAATTAAAGAGGTTATTAGGAATTCTTGCAATTCCGGGATTTTGACTATTTAAAATAGCTATCACAATAGCCTTCCCCGGTCCAACGTTCGCTGCGAAGTGCACAAGCCCTCTAGGAATAATATTCAACTCTCCAGGTTCCATAAACTTAGCGTACAAAACATCAGCAGTAGTTATGAACCCAAAAAATAGTTTCCCTTCTAGGAGAAAATTAGCTTCGCTTGCTCGAGGATGTACGTGAAATGGAATTATTCCACCAGGTGCGAGGTCGATTCGGTTTACCGTAAGTCCCTGAGTGTTTAATCCAGGGAAGGCGGTTACATCACCAAGTTTTAGTCCAAACCCTTCGGGATTCGCTGTGCTTGCTCCATTCATCAAGCCACTATAGAAAAAATCATCTGATGTGACTTCCCTTTCCGGCTTGCAAGGAAACCCATTGATATGAATTGTGGAGTTCAAGTCGGCAACACAGATGTCTTGAAGCGGGTCGGGATCAGCAGAAAAGCATGACAAAGTAAAAAACAGGATGACTGTTAAACACAGATCTATGAAGAATGATGATGTAGTTTTAATACTAAACTTAGCAGCCATGGCTCTGTTTCATTGAGATTTTATGTTGATTAGCAGGTGATCAGGTAGATCGAAATCTGTATGAGTTTACTATGAACATTTTGCTGCTTATATAG comes from Papaver somniferum cultivar HN1 chromosome 7, ASM357369v1, whole genome shotgun sequence and encodes:
- the LOC113294112 gene encoding germin-like protein subfamily T member 2, yielding MAAKFSIKTTSSFFIDLCLTVILFFTLSCFSADPDPLQDICVADLNSTIHINGFPCKPEREVTSDDFFYSGLMNGASTANPEGFGLKLGDVTAFPGLNTQGLTVNRIDLAPGGIIPFHVHPRASEANFLLEGKLFFGFITTADVLYAKFMEPGELNIIPRGLVHFAANVGPGKAIVIAILNSQNPGIARIPNNLFNSTPTIPDYILAKNFRVDEKVIAIIKSKFAPNSSLSSTGTWKDILVF